A region from the Aphis gossypii isolate Hap1 chromosome 1, ASM2018417v2, whole genome shotgun sequence genome encodes:
- the LOC126549299 gene encoding uncharacterized protein LOC126549299 yields MSSGIESLAIAKQKAKKAMYISDLDEDEIKPKTKKLKSSIDCPVFSENYIAPDNLPEKSLHFPGNNKKKCKTEVHQHFAASKQPSVDKSPVSISGWSPSPLKAAAKDHIRSASIDKISLKTIDSCTKKVISSTVSRKLEFGDDKNKSYNNKINFDMLSDEESFETSIMKNKDSPFISKVTNNYEQTSTKSNTNDRKKSCTLLQTIIDSGSRNCSNSAVDNGTQKILKSILRNMVYIQTDIKHLSID; encoded by the exons ATGAGCTCAggaatag aatCTTTAGCAATAGCAAAACAAAAGGCTAAAAAGGCAATGTACATTTCCGATCTTGATGAAGATGAAATTAAACCTAAgacaaaaaaacttaaatcgtCAATTGATTGCCCTGTTTTttcag aaaattatattgccCCTGATAATCTGCCCGAAAAGTCTCTACATTTCcctggaaataataaaaagaaatgcaAAACTGAAGTTCATCAACATTTTGCAGCTTCCAAGCAGCCTTCAGTTGATAAGTCACCTGTTTCAATTAGTGGTTGGTCACCATCACCTCTAAAAGCTGCTGCTAAAg ACCACATAAGAAGTGCatctattgataaaatatcattaaaaacaattgattCATGTACTAAAAAAGTTATCTCCAGTACAG tttcAAGAAAACTTGAATTTGgtgatgataaaaacaaatcat acaacaacaaaataaattttgacatGCTGTCAGATGAAGAATCTTTTGAAACatcaattatgaaaaataaagattcTCCAT TTATAAGCaaagttacaaataattatgaacaaaCATCTACAAAGTCCAATACCAAtgacagaaaaaaaa gttgTACActattacaaacaataattgacAGTGGTTCTCGAAACTGTAGTAATTCAGCAGTTGATAATG gtactcaaaaaatattgaagtctATACTAAGAAATATGGTATATATTCAAACTGACATTAAACATCTaagcattgattaa
- the LOC126549301 gene encoding uncharacterized protein LOC126549301, translating into MQQKEILSKLDSKSMLKNSIKCSSNNEFLDDFNWPINDLGYLEVIEEKIRDKDMRNYLVIDLSHLGGNSIKAIIKRIVYKLFTDVLLSNFSFTGKKGKQKFCKLNLCSVIFDAVKNQNKVKNVDQNEMEERLKYHLAQAPFSVKRLNDKIIEIYN; encoded by the exons ATGCAACAAAAAGAAATTCTATCTAAATTAGATAGTAAATCAATGTTAAAAAACAGCATTAAGTGTTCATCTAACAATGAATTCTTAGACGACTTCAACTGGCCAATAAACGATCTTGGATATCTTGAagttattgaagaaaaaataagagATAAAGATATGCGTAACTATTTG gtAATTGATTTGTCACATTTGGGAGGAAATTCTATAAAAgctattataaaaagaatagtttataaattatttactgatgTCTTACTAtccaatttttcatttactgGCAAAAAGGGAAAACAgaagttttgtaaattaaatttatgttcagTTATTTTTG ATGctgttaaaaatcaaaacaaagtAAAGAACGTCGACCAAAATGAAATGGAGGAACGATTAAAATACCATTTAGCACAAGCTCCATTTAGTGTAAAAAgattaaatgacaaaataattgaaatatataattag